GTCTAAAATGAGTATATTGTCCTTAAGCATTTCATTAAATTTCAGTCTAGTCATTTTCTTTTTCCCCCACTCTATTTTCCACTCCGCATATAGCAGTCACTGATTTTTCTGGCGCCATCATATATTTTTTCGTTAAACTCATATCAAATTTTTCTAGTTTTAGTTCTTTAAAAAATATCTTTTGGTATTTTAAGTCTAGGTCCCCATATCCCGGACTATACCTAAAGGTTGTAAGCTGCTTTGCTTCTTTTCTAATAGTGCTATTTACAAAATCCATTATCCATGCAGCTGTTTTATCTGCCATTTGCGAAGCTGTGGAATCAAATATTATAGCTTTTATTGAATTTTCTTTTTGTATTTCCTCGTTTATTCTATCTATAATTCCGCCCCCTATGGTAGAAGCCATAAGGGTAACATAGTCACTTTTTATTAGGAGCTTGGCTAAATTCCTACTCTCTACTAAATGTTTTCCTATCGTTACGGTTTCTTCAGTTCTTTTGGTTATTGGCATTATCATAAATGCCCCCTTGGGATGGCAAAGACTTACTCCCTCCCAAATTATTTCTTCTATTTCATCCATTGCATTTTTATCCAATACGGTCTTTCCTTTTTTATATCCCAGCCTATAAAGTATTCTATCCTTTGGCGGGGTTATCCATATATTTTCAAAGTATTTAGCTGTAAAGTCCATACAATCACCCTAATAAATATTTACAAATAACTCCACCTAAAAATTAAGATGGAGTTATTTGCATATTTTTTTATTAATTTATCATGTCTGCTTCCTTTAAAAGTCTTCCTATGA
The window above is part of the Candidatus Epulonipiscium sp. genome. Proteins encoded here:
- a CDS encoding methionine synthase, with translation MDFTAKYFENIWITPPKDRILYRLGYKKGKTVLDKNAMDEIEEIIWEGVSLCHPKGAFMIMPITKRTEETVTIGKHLVESRNLAKLLIKSDYVTLMASTIGGGIIDRINEEIQKENSIKAIIFDSTASQMADKTAAWIMDFVNSTIRKEAKQLTTFRYSPGYGDLDLKYQKIFFKELKLEKFDMSLTKKYMMAPEKSVTAICGVENRVGEKEND